Part of the Benincasa hispida cultivar B227 chromosome 12, ASM972705v1, whole genome shotgun sequence genome is shown below.
tcggcttttgggcttgatgatcttcttggatgatcgacctttgggtttgatgatcttcttggatgatcagtcTTTCGAAAAAACGTATTTGATATATGGAAGCAGAGCGTGTGGATGTTCCTGAAGTTTGAGTCTTGGAATAATGCTTGTATATCCGAAGGACTTCCCTCTAAGCTATTTGGAATTTAGAATTGTTGACCTCctcaaatgaagagaactctataaatagagtttTCAAGTGGGCTTAGACTTGGGTGGTCCATGACCTGATCCTTGGGCTCGACTGAATAGATTTAGgctttatttgacatttgggtcaaattaagcatatttttgGGCTCAATTGGACTTTAACCCAggtaataatatcaaatttaaatcaattttattcaatccaaggAAACGTGTGGCATCATCAGAATTCGctaatttatattttcaacttcaagTTGGGACacgtgtcaacttctaattaatctcaaattcaattatttggaatttcgtcatcaatttagtaaatgacgtggcaatttgcgattattccaaaatttcttattcgacaaatacccatttttcgagatttatgcacatatattGGTAGATGAATCTTGAAAGATATAAAGTCAGAAtcgaaattcaaatatatttgttcttgaatttaaCCTCAATTGATGCGTcaatcaaactatgaatttagtatATAAGGTTAACTCGAACTTgagataaattttgaaatatagccaaattttaatttgagattttacccaatttgatttggattagGGATAAAGGCTAAACTTGATTTGAacttgagataaaatttggaatataaccATATTTTAATAAGAgattaattgatatttttttatccGCAATTTGttttgattgaagataaaaactcaaaattgaatcatttgaatttggaataaaatttggaatatgaccaaattttaatttgagatgaatTTTAGACATTCTCGCAATTTGATTTAGAAATAAggataaaacttaaattttgatgaatttcatataaaatttggaaaatgcCCAAATTTGAATGGTACATCAATTagagattttatccttaatttaatttgacttgAGGATAAAAGTCTGAATTTGGATGATTTAGATTTGGGATATAATTTAGAATATgtccaatttttaatttgaaattttatctgcaatttaatctcaaagttgaacaatttgattttgaataaaatttggaatatggtcaaattttaatttgacatTGAAAACAAAATCGTTGGATGAtttactcaaatttttttttcaattttgaattaaagaaATGAGATAATCCCATTAATTGGTTTACCCATGGATTAGGGTTAGAGATGTCCACGAGGCAGGATGGATAGGGGATGTCATTCTCCGTCCCCATCCCTACTCCTCATTTCATTTCTCATCCCCACTCCTCAAATTGGTTTACCCATGGTAGGGGATCGAGCATGATTccataggaattcacgagaatcGGGTTCATCGCATGAAATCTTttcccattatttttttttaaaaaagaccaATGAACTTAAATCCCTATTgtgacaaattttaattaaataattaactatatcactaaattgtttgtTATGGTTAATTTtacatgacaatttgaatttaaagataaattacttgGCTTAAAAAAACTACttcaaagaaataaatatgaacCAAATTATTCACTTACATCatctaaatataaatattcaattaaacatattcattatctaaaccaataaacaatcaaacttaaaatttaaatataatatttatctaataataataatataatattaaaataattgtactaaataaataaatagaagttaATCGAGGTAGACACGGAGAACGGACGAGGGTCGGGTGGGATCATTTTTTGTCCTAATCGATGGGGCGGGACCCGTCCACGaagaaattggacatctctagttaGGGTTCcataactatttcaaaattatgGACAAACATGGGCTTGGCTTTTGATGCCAATAAGCCCACCATGCCATATTCCAAGCCCAAGGCTGCTTAGGGTTTCCTTTTTCACCTTCTTCAAATGCCACAATAATCATTAAAGCTGCGTcgaagccatcatttctctttGCCTCTCCTCGATTATCCTCTCTTGTGTTCTTagtgagtatttttttttcccattcacTCAACCCTCTGCTTTTCACATATATATGTATTCGTCTTTGTCGTGATTATTTGGATCTATCTCTGTTCATATTCTAGTTTTTGAAATTCTTTGTGCATTCAAGTTCCCTAACTTATCTTTTGACGGCGATGCATTCCCAGATTGGATCGTGAGGTAATTCTTCTAAGAAATCCCCCCATATCAGAATGTGGACCCTTGGATGCAAGTCTATGACATTTTCGAGACCTTTTTTTGCGCTCAACAACTTTAGTTCTGACAAGTATAGAAATAATCCTGtttttgtttcaacaaacgaaTCCATGAAAGACCTCTCATTTGAGTCCAAGgtacttattttttaatttatttatttttatattaattttcccTTCCAACAATTGTGTGGGATGGGGATGAAACTATATATTTAGGGATGTTCCTTAAAATCCATCAGACTGAACCGAACCGAAGACTCGATTTTTATAGAAGTGTTGAAGTGTTGGTTCGATTAAGTTTGAAATTATATGAAAACCAAATCGAAcggtttatattatatatattataaaaccgATCTGATCTGcttatattagtttttttttttttccttatgatatttaattttttaatagaaaatatgatttaaaaactTTAGGTAAGAGGGCTCGAAACATATTTtgatactattttatttaataaaaaataagaggGATACTTGCGCTCTTTTCAAACAAAGGAAAATGAGTCAAttcatttacaaatatagtaaaatgtataaaaatctattttcgtgtctatcatcgatagatattgatattttattatacttaaaaatattttcaccaatttttctaattaaaacaattattcacatttttttatataaataaaaaaaccatGATCTTTTTTCTATCTTGCaataaatatagtttaatttcatgaaattatttttaaatagaagaatttaaacatttatatctttttttattcattttcatttatatttgttatcataaaatcaaattgagaagaaaacaagctatatatatgtatatattaggAAAGTACTTAAAAACACATGGGGTGCCTTGAATCCAGGTGTCCAGGAGGGGCCGAGGGCGTGAATGCCACTAGAGAAAAAGAcatttttgaataaaattttgaatgcaCAGTTGTAAATAAGGAAATATCCCTTTGATAAAGATCTAGGAATTCATGGGTTCATTTCATGGTGGTCATCTACCTAGGATTTATATTCTACAAGTATCCTTGACACACAAATGTTGTAGGGTTAAGTGGGTTGTTTTTTGAGATTAGTCGAGGAACATGTAAGTTGGCCTGAACACTCATagatatgtgtgtgtgtgcaagcTTGTGGAAGcgtatatgtgtatgtatatatgtgtatatatatgtgtatatatatgtattaccAATATAAAACACTTCTGAACCTCTGAAGTTGGGGGCTCCTTGGCCTACTGTAGCTCCGCCCCTGCTTCCTGTCATcattaatttggaaaaattgcTCTCTTCCATTCTCgatttgttataaattttgatttatgaattttgagATGTAGTTCTAGTTACTTTGTTTTCCTTCAAAACTCAGGAATGGTTAGAACTTAGTACTGTAAGACAAACTTATTGTAgtaatgatattaaatttgatattaaaacttGTGTGGTTATGCAAGCCTGTTGCCATTGCACCTCGTGCTTTGTGCTAATGAAACACTGTTGTTATAAGGCACTAGATACATATGATAATAAGTTGTAGGTATcttcttttaaagaaatttttttaccaGAGGAATCTATCTTGTTTATTTGGTAGGGTCCGTTATAtgtctggaaaaaaaaattggggagaATATATCAATATCTCCTCAAGGTGTTCATCGTTGCCcgataatatttattattgttatgcGAGCTACATCTGGACTCCACATTCTATAGAATCCAACTCAGTTGAATCGACTGTGTTGGTGTATTTTCGCATTTCTTTGCATTATGTATTCACAATGTATGTGCCTTTTGACTAGAAGGCTGCACTTTTGAACAGAAGGTTGCAGAAGTGCAGCTTATTCGCGATTAATATCGCACTGGATACATGGGGCTCATGCTAACAAACAGGGTTTCGATTCCATTCGATATGCAGGACATGAGCCATGAAGGTACAGATATTTTCAGATGGGGATGTTACCATGAATGTTGTACACTTTTGAATGCatgattcatatttttttaattcaccgCGTGATGAATTTTACCAGACTCAATAAGGAATCTATCTTGTTCAATTGGTAGGGACCATAATATGTCTGGAAGATGAATTTGGAAGATTTGATCAAAATCTCTTAAAGGTGTTCATCGTTGCCCGATAATACTTGCTTATTATTATTTGAGCTACATCTGGACTCCACATTTTATACAAGTCCAACTCATTTGAGTTGATTTTATTGGTGTTTACCCATATTTCTTTGTGTGATGTACTCATGATGTGTTTGCTGGTCTGAATTTTCTGTttttaaaatagacattttggtGGTTCCAAGGCCCTCATATAAAGAACAAGGTTCTATTAGTTCAACTCAGTTTAATTGATTTTGTTAAGTGTTTTCCTAAGAAATATGGACGTGTCCATGTCTGACATGTGTTAGACACTCCGACACATGTTGGACACAATGTCTTGAACATGTATAGGACAACTAATATTGAACAATATGTTTCAGGTTGAGATGCTGTTAGATGACCTAAAATGGGATGACAAAGGTCTGGTAGTAGCTACAGCTCAAAATGTTGACACAGGAGCTATATTAATGCAAGGATTTGCAAATAAGGAGGCTGTTGTTAGAACTGCTACCCAACGTAAGGCTACTTTCTATAGCCGATCACGATCTCAACTGTGGACAAAGGGAGAGACCTCTaataacttcataaacattcacgACATATTCCTCGACTGTGATCGTGATTCTGTACGGCTCTAACCAACTATGACCTAAAGCACAAGTTTATTGTGCTCTACTGTGCATGGCTAACTTAGTTTTGATACTGATTGTTAGATAATTTATCTTGGGAAGCCTGATGGGCCTGCTTGTCATACTGGAGCTGAGACATGCTTTTATACATCACTATATGATTTGATAGATGATCCACAGGTCTGCTGCATatcaacttatttgtttttggtttATGAAGGGAAGAAGCATGCTGACTTATCTGTATGATAATTCTTCTAGAATGTAAAGCATAGGTTGGCCTTGCCCAGTTTGTACATATTAGAGCACACAATCTCCCAACGCAAAGCAGAATTAGCAGCTCAACAAACCGGCAAGCCCTCGTGGACGAAACGTCTATTGCTCGACCACAGATTGCTCTGTTCTAAAATTCGGTATTGTGTTTGAAATCAAACATTCACTTTCTGCTCCATGTAGTTCTAGTTTTTGACATGATCGGTGTTTGTTCCAATAATATTGACAGGGAAGAATCTGATGAAGTGTGTCGAACGATGGAAGAGGGCGAGGATAAGTATCGCACGGCCTCAGAAATGGCAGATTTG
Proteins encoded:
- the LOC120068368 gene encoding histidine biosynthesis bifunctional protein hisIE, chloroplastic isoform X2 — its product is MGLMLTNRVSIPFDMQDMSHEGTIICLEDEFGRFDQNLLKVEMLLDDLKWDDKGLVVATAQNVDTGAILMQGFANKEAVVRTATQRKATFYSRSRSQLWTKGETSNNFINIHDIFLDCDRDSIIYLGKPDGPACHTGAETCFYTSLYDLIDDPQNVKHRLALPSLYILEHTISQRKAELAAQQTGKPSWTKRLLLDHRLLCSKIREESDEVCRTMEEGEDKYRTASEMADLWYHGMVLLAAQEVNVEDVFQLLRERLSQSGIEEKKNRAPKVDQSAITED
- the LOC120068368 gene encoding histidine biosynthesis bifunctional protein hisIE, chloroplastic isoform X3; its protein translation is MKVEMLLDDLKWDDKGLVVATAQNVDTGAILMQGFANKEAVVRTATQRKATFYSRSRSQLWTKGETSNNFINIHDIFLDCDRDSIIYLGKPDGPACHTGAETCFYTSLYDLIDDPQNVKHRLALPSLYILEHTISQRKAELAAQQTGKPSWTKRLLLDHRLLCSKIREESDEVCRTMEEGEDKYRTASEMADLWYHGMVLLAAQEVNVEDVFQLLRERLSQSGIEEKKNRAPKVDQSAITED
- the LOC120068368 gene encoding histidine biosynthesis bifunctional protein hisIE, chloroplastic isoform X1, whose product is MWTLGCKSMTFSRPFFALNNFSSDKYRNNPVFVSTNESMKDLSFESKVEMLLDDLKWDDKGLVVATAQNVDTGAILMQGFANKEAVVRTATQRKATFYSRSRSQLWTKGETSNNFINIHDIFLDCDRDSIIYLGKPDGPACHTGAETCFYTSLYDLIDDPQNVKHRLALPSLYILEHTISQRKAELAAQQTGKPSWTKRLLLDHRLLCSKIREESDEVCRTMEEGEDKYRTASEMADLWYHGMVLLAAQEVNVEDVFQLLRERLSQSGIEEKKNRAPKVDQSAITED